The following proteins are co-located in the Eriocheir sinensis breed Jianghai 21 unplaced genomic scaffold, ASM2467909v1 Scaffold763, whole genome shotgun sequence genome:
- the LOC126994266 gene encoding uncharacterized protein LOC126994266 isoform X2 — MTQQKQVKKSWCCGCFGWLFARRKRRSPSEEPDDIVEETENAGAQADAGQQALVCLKKAAQPLAVVEEEIPSDTLLDADGVVGKGEKEATGRRRQTLIITIHLVKREKVHKPVDDTTVTQKDCTQLESHGKRVQTLVITLHMVKREKIKEVYDELPSGHQGTAGDAPSSRSKAVTGPPEKMPLISSFKQRDASQTPVKKMIRFNFQNLNTFVKIRELYCAYDYLKYGFPHSSIRPELKSLRERAVEPQEEPAKEAVNKLPEAKKTVTEEATDSANKINEPQHLTGILKKGKTASTAHKCVRFNFQNLNTFVKDRELYCAYDYFQYGFPLSSIRPELERRKERTVKPQKGPAKDAVKKHNTRHQQTVGAPRCAQMNTTTEGKSPKGILKKEKMPRSTCPGHVRFNLGNLRTPVKEREVYRGHDTFRYAAPLQVTQPPNFTSRPHQQPVRSASNSLRGAPRHLARPTQRSNDSFQQNSGWYAAHNYTNSRHSQHRQHNASSHVPPRYETRHFYEGQTHRGTNSRSRSRAKRGAKPSGGEFL, encoded by the exons atgactcagcaaaaacaagtgaagaagtcttggtgctgcgggtgcttcggctggctcttcgccaggcggaagcgccgcagcccctccgaggaacctgacgacatcgtcgaggaaaccgaaaacgcgggtgcccaggccgatgcagggcaacaggccctggtctgcctgaagaaggctgctcagcctctcgcagtggtggaggaggagatcccctccgacaccttgctggatgctgatggggtggtggggaagggcgaaaaggaggccactggcaggaggcgccagactctcatcatcacaatccacttggtgaagagagagaaggtccacaagccagtggatgatacaacagtcacacaaaaagactgcacgcaattggagagccatggcaagagggttcaaactctcgtaattactctgcacatggtcaagagagagaaaataaaggaggtatacgatgagctcccctccgggcaccaaggcacggctggggacgctccttccagcaggagcaaggccgttaccggcccaccggaaaagatgccccttatcagcagcttcaaacagcgggacgcatctcaaacaccggtcaagaaaatgatcaggttcaacttccaaaacctgaacactttcgtcaaaattcgtgagctgtactgtgcctacgactacttaAAATATGGCTTCCCtcactccagcattcgtcctgagctgaaaagcttaagggagagagcagtggagccacaggaagagccagcaaaggaagcagtaaacaaactgccagaggctaAGAAAACAgttacagaggaagcaacagattcagccaacaaaatcaatgagccacaacacctcacagggatcctcaagaaaggaaagacggccagcaccgctcataaatgtgtgcgctttaacttccagaacctgaacactttcgtcaaggatcgtgagctgtactgtgcctacgactacttcca gtatggcttccctctctccagcatccgtcctgagctggaaaggcgaaaggagagaacagtgaagccgcAGAAAGGgccagcaaaggacgcggtaaagaaacacaacacacgacaccagcaaacagttggagcacctcgctgtgcacaaatgaataccactactgaagggaagtctcctaaaggtatcctgaagaaagaaaagatgccacggtccacctgtccaggacatgtgcgcttcaaccttggtaacctccgcacCCCCGTcaaggaacgtgaggtgtaccgtggccacgacaccttcagatacgccgcgccgctccaagtcactcagcctcccaactttacctcgaggcctcaccagcagcccgttagatccgcctctaactcgctgcgtggcgcacctcggcacctcgcgaGGCCAacacagcggagcaacgactccttccagcaaaacagtggctggtatgctgcacacaactacaccaacagccgccactcacagcaccgccagcacaacgccagcagccacgtcccgccaagatacgaaacaaggcatttctacgagggacagacacatcggggcaccaactcccgcagcagaagtcgtgccaagagaggcgcaaagccgagtggtggcgagtttctgtga
- the LOC126994266 gene encoding uncharacterized protein LOC126994266 isoform X1 → MTQQKQVKKSWCCGCFGWLFARRKRRSPSEEPDDIVEETENAGAQADAGQQALVCLKKAAQPLAVVEEEIPSDTLLDADGVVGKGEKEATGRRRQTLIITIHLVKREKVHKPVDDTTVTQKDCTQLESHGKRVQTLVITLHMVKREKIKEVYDELPSGHQGTAGDAPSSRSKAVTGPPEKMPLISSFKQRDASQTPVKKMIRFNFQNLNTFVKIRELYCAYDYLKYGFPHSSIRPELKSLRERAVEPQEEPAKEAVNKLPEAKKTVTEEATDSANKINEPQHLTGILKKGKTASTAHKCVRFNFQNLNTFVKDRELYCAYDYFQYGFPLSSIRPELESLKERAVEPQEEPPKEAVNKLPEAQKTVTEEATDADNKINEPQHLTGILKKGKTASTAHKCVRFNFQNLNTFVKDRELYCGYDYFRYGFPLSSIRPELERRKERTVKPQKGPAKDAVKKHNTRHQQTVGAPRCAQMNTTTEGKSPKGILKKEKMPRSTCPGHVRFNLGNLRTPVKEREVYRGHDTFRYAAPLQVTQPPNFTSRPHQQPVRSASNSLRGAPRHLARPAQQSNDYFQQNSGWYAAHNYTNSRHSQHRQHNASSHVPPRYETRHFYEGQTHRATNSRSRSRAKRGAKPSGGEFL, encoded by the exons atgactcagcaaaaacaagtgaagaagtcttggtgctgcgggtgcttcggctggctcttcgccaggcggaagcgccgcagcccctccgaggaacctgacgacatcgtcgaggaaaccgaaaacgcgggtgcccaggccgatgcagggcaacaggccctggtctgcctgaagaaggctgctcagcctctcgcagtggtggaggaggagatcccctccgacaccttgctggatgctgatggggtggtggggaagggcgaaaaggaggccactggcaggaggcgccagactctcatcatcacaatccacttggtgaagagagagaaggtccacaagccagtggatgatacaacagtcacacaaaaagactgcacgcaattggagagccatggcaagagggttcaaactctcgtaattactctgcacatggtcaagagagagaaaataaaggaggtatacgatgagctcccctccgggcaccaaggcacggctggggacgctccttccagcaggagcaaggccgttaccggcccaccggaaaagatgccccttatcagcagcttcaaacagcgggacgcatctcaaacaccggtcaagaaaatgatcaggttcaacttccaaaacctgaacactttcgtcaaaattcgtgagctgtactgtgcctacgactacttaAAATATGGCTTCCCtcactccagcattcgtcctgagctgaaaagcttaagggagagagcagtggagccacaggaagagccagcaaaggaagcagtaaacaaactgccagaggctaAGAAAACAgttacagaggaagcaacagattcagccaacaaaatcaatgagccacaacacctcacagggatcctcaagaaaggaaagacggccagcaccgctcataaatgtgtgcgctttaacttccagaacctgaacactttcgtcaaggatcgtgagctgtactgtgcctacgactacttccagtatggcttccctctctccagcattcgtcctgagctggaaagcctaaaggagagagcagtggagccacaggaagagccaccaaaggaagcagtaaacaaacttccagaggctcagaaaacagtaacagaggaagcaacagatgcagacaacaaaatcaatgagccacaacatctcacagggatcctcaagaaaggaaagacggccagcaccgctcataaatgtgtgcgctttaacttccagaacctgaacactttcgtcaaggatcgtgaactgtactgtggctacgactacttcaggtatggcttccctctctccagcatccgtcctgagctggaaaggcgaaaggagagaacagtgaagccgcAGAAAGGgccagcaaaggacgcggtaaagaaacacaacacacgacaccagcaaacagttggagcacctcgctgtgcacaaatgaataccactactgaagggaagtctcctaaaggtatcctgaagaaagaaaagatgccacggtccacctgtccaggacatgtgcgcttcaaccttggtaacctccgcacCCCCGTcaaggaacgtgag gtgtaccgtggccacgacaccttcagatatgccgcgccgctccaagtcactcagcctcccaactttacctcgaggcctcaccagcagcccgttagatccgcctctaactcgctgcgtggcgcacctcggcacctcgcgaGGCCGGCACAGCAGAGCAACGACtacttccagcaaaacagtggctggtatgctgcacacaactacaccaacagccgccactcacagcaccgccagcacaacgccagcagccacgtcccgccaagatacgaaacaaggcatttctacgagggacagacacatcgggccaccaactcccgcagcagaagtcgtgccaagagaggcgcaaagccgagtggtggcgagtttctgtga
- the LOC126994266 gene encoding uncharacterized protein LOC126994266 isoform X3, translating to MTQQKQVKKSWCCGCFGWLFARRKRRSPSEEPDDIVEETENAGAQADAGQQALVCLKKAAQPLAVVEEEIPSDTLLDADGVVGKGEKEATGRRRQTLIITIHLVKREKVHKPVDDTTVTQKDCTQLESHGKRVQTLVITLHMVKREKIKEVYDELPSGHQGTAGDAPSSRSKAVTGPPEKMPLISSFKQRDASQTPVKKMIRFNFQNLNTFVKIRELYCAYDYLKYGFPHSSIRPELKSLRERAVEPQEEPAKEAVNKLPEAKKTVTEEATDSANKINEPQHLTGILKKGKTASTAHKCVRFNFQNLNTFVKDRELYCAYDYFQYGFPLSSIRPELERRKERTVKPQKGPAKDAVKKHNTRHQQTVGAARCAQMNTTTEGKSPKGILKKEKMPRSTCPGHVRFNLEVYRGHDTFRYAAPLQVTQPPNFTSRPHQQPVRSASNSLRGAPRHLARPAQQSNDYFQQNSGWYAAHNYTNSRHSQHRQHNASSHVPPRYETRHFYEGQTHRATNSRSRSRAKRGAKPSGGEFL from the exons atgactcagcaaaaacaagtgaagaagtcttggtgctgcgggtgcttcggctggctcttcgccaggcggaagcgccgcagcccctccgaggaacctgacgacatcgtcgaggaaaccgaaaacgcgggtgcccaggccgatgcagggcaacaggccctggtctgcctgaagaaggctgctcagcctctcgcagtggtggaggaggagatcccctccgacaccttgctggatgctgatggggtggtggggaagggcgaaaaggaggccactggcaggaggcgccagactctcatcatcacaatccacttggtgaagagagagaaggtccacaagccagtggatgatacaacagtcacacaaaaagactgcacgcaattggagagccatggcaagagggttcaaactctcgtaattactctgcacatggtcaagagagagaaaataaaggaggtatacgatgagctcccctccgggcaccaaggcacggctggggacgctccttccagcaggagcaaggccgttaccggcccaccggaaaagatgccccttatcagcagcttcaaacagcgggacgcatctcaaacaccggtcaagaaaatgatcaggttcaacttccaaaacctgaacactttcgtcaaaattcgtgagctgtactgtgcctacgactacttaAAATATGGCTTCCCtcactccagcattcgtcctgagctgaaaagcttaagggagagagcagtggagccacaggaagagccagcaaaggaagcagtaaacaaactgccagaggctaAGAAAACAgttacagaggaagcaacagattcagccaacaaaatcaatgagccacaacacctcacagggatcctcaagaaaggaaagacggccagcaccgctcataaatgtgtgcgctttaacttccagaacctgaacactttcgtcaaggatcgtgagctgtactgtgcctacgactacttcca gtatggcttccctctctccagcatccgtcctgagctggaaaggcgaaaggagagaacagtgaagccgcAGAAAGGgccagcaaaggacgcggtaaagaaacacaacacacgacaccagcaaacagttggagcagctcgctgtgcacaaatgaataccactactgaagggaagtctcctaaaggtatcctgaagaaagaaaagatgccacggtccacctgtccaggacatgtgcgcttcaaccttgaggtgtaccgtggccacgacaccttcagatatgccgcgccgctccaagtcactcagcctcccaactttacctcgaggcctcaccagcagcccgttagatccgcctctaactcgctgcgtggcgcacctcggcacctcgcgaGGCCGGCACAGCAGAGCAACGACtacttccagcaaaacagtggctggtatgctgcacacaactacaccaacagccgccactcacagcaccgccagcacaacgccagcagccacgtcccgccaagatacgaaacaaggcatttctacgagggacagacacatcgggccaccaactcccgcagcagaagtcgtgccaagagaggcgcaaagccgagtggtggcgagtttctgtga